The DNA region GGTTATCACGCCAACGGAGACCTCCGTGCCATCTAGGAAAGCTTCAATTATAATCTCATCGTCTTCTTTGTAAGCGTTGTCTATAGCCGCTTTTAAATTTTCTTTTTCATGAACTTTAGAAATGCCAAAGCTACTTCCCGCTTTATTGGCCTTTACAAAACAGGGTAGACCTACTTTTTTGATAATGGCTTCTTCGTCTATTGGATCTCCGAGGTTTAAATAATAAGATGGGGCTGCGTTTATACCATAGGGCTTAAGTACACTTAGAAGGTCTCGTTTATTAAAGGTAAGCGCAGATTGGTAATAATCGCATGAAGTCTGGGGAATACCGGTCAGCTCAAAGTATGCTTGCATTAGACCATCTTCACCTGGTGAACCATGAATAGCATTAAAAACACAGTCAAAGTGTATTGTTTCTTTTTCTAGGTCTACTGAAAAATCATTTTTATTTATTGGGTATTCTTCGTTGTCTTCATTTACATATACCCATTTATCCTTGAAAATATGAATGCGATACGTATTAAACTTTTCTTTATTTAGGTATTTGTGCACTACGTTTCCACTGGTAAGCGAAATTTTATATTCGCTACTATAACCACCCATAATTATGGCAATATTCTTCTTCATACAACCGTTTAAAATTTACTCTGTAAAACGAAACCGAAATTAAACAAAAAAAGCAACACGAGTTCACTATATTTGTTGCGTTAAAAGGAACCCAATGCGTAATTTTTTCAATTTTTTAAAAAGTAAGGTATTTTTTATTCAAATAGGTCTGGCCATTCTAGTTGTGGTACTCTTGGTGTTTTTTATGCTACGTTGGTTAAGTTCAACTACCAACCATGGAGAATTTGTTGAAGTGCCTGACTTTTCTAAAATGTCCGTACCGGAAATGCGTAAATCTGTAGAAGAGGCTAAATTAAGGTATGAGGTTTTGGATTCCGCCAATTTTAATCCGGATTACCCTAGATTTTCAATTATAGAACAAAATCCACCTGCTGGCAACAAGGTTAAGGAAAACCGAAAAATTTATTTTACGGTCAATCCGTCTGGCTATAAGAAAGTTTCCGTTCCTAATATTATACAGGTTACACAACGTAATGCGGCCTCTATGCTACGTGCTGTAGGTTTAGATGTGCAGCGTGTTACCTATATAGACCAATTAGGAAAAGATATGGTCTATTATATAAAGTATAAAGGAAAACAAGTGAAGCCTGGTGATAAGTTACCTAAAACTTCTAAAATTGAGTTGGTTTGCGGTAATGGTTCCATAACCGAGCAAGCAAAGGTTCAAGCAGATTCAGAATAGTACATGCAAACACCGGAAAATCAAGAATTGAACGATGATGAGCTTTTTGAACATCATCGTGTTATAGCTTCAAAAGGGCAAGTGCCATTAAGAGTGGATAAATTCTTAATGAACTTTATAGAATACGCTACTCGGAATAAAATTCAGCAATCTGCTAAGAATGGGCATATTTGGGTAAACGGCACTATTGTAAAACAGAACTATAAGGTAAAGCCTAACGATGAGGTAAAGGTATTGTTTGAGCACCCTCCCCATGAGTTTCTTTTAGTTCCCGAAGATATTCCTATAGATGTGGTTTATGAGGATGATGTACTGTTGGTAGTCAATAAGCCTGCAGGTATGGTAGTGCATCCCGGTCACGGAAACTATTCGGGCACTCTTATTAATGCACTTTTGCACCATGTTAAAGATTTACCGGCAAACAGTAATGAACGTCCTGGTCTTGTGCATCGTATTGATAAGGACACTTCAGGACTTTTGGTAGTGGCCAAAACAGAGGCGGCCATGACACACCTTGCCAAACAATTCTTTGATAAAACTTCTGAACGGGAATATGTAGCTCTTGTTTGGGGGAATGTACAGGATGATGAAGGTACTATAGAAGGTAATGTAGCCAGAAATCCCAAAAACCGTTTGCAAATGCATGTCTTTCCTGAAGGAGATGAAGGTAAAGAAGCGGTTACACATTATTCCGTTATGGAGCGATTGGGTTATGTAACTTTGGTTTCCTGCAAATTAGAGACCGGTCGTACCCACCAGATCAGGGTTCACATGAAATATATTGGCCATACACTTTTTAATGATGAGCGTTATGGTGGTGATAAGATTTTAAAGGGAACAACATTTACCAAGTATAAACAGTTTGTAGATAATGCTTTTAAGGTGTTGCCACGGCAGGCACTACATGCTAAAACATTGGGTTTCGTACACCCTGTAACTGGTGAAATGATGCGTTTTGATTCTGAAATTCCACAGGACATGGTGGACTGTATTGAAAAATGGCGACATTATTCACAGCACAGTAACTAGGTCATAAATAACATTGATACTCGTATCAATAACTCTTTTCTTATGCCATAGGTTATATTGATAATCATCAGTATTTTTACTTGAAGTTTTTCAAAATAGACACTAGTATGAAGATTGTTATCTCACCGGCAAAATCTTTGGATTTTGATAAGGAATACCCTAAATATAAAGAAACACAACCTCAATTTTTAGAAGAGGCTTTAAAACTGAATAAGATTTTGGCTAAGAAAAACCCTAAAGCTTTATCTGAGCTTATGGGTATTTCAGATAATTTGGCGCAGTTAAATTATCAAAGAAACCAAGATTTTGAAGTGCCTTTCACACTTAAAAATGCACGCCCTGCCGTTTACGCTTTTAATGGGGATGTGTACCAAGGGTTGGATGCGTATACCATGCCTTCTCAAAAAATGGAAAAACTACAGGAAAGCTTACGTATTCTTTCTGGCCTTTATGGCTTTTTAAGACCGTTGGATTTAATGCAACCGTATCGTCTGGAGATGGGTACGCATTTAAAAGTAGGTAGAAAAAAGAACCTGTATGAGTTCTGGAAAAAAACCTTAACGGACGAGTTGAATTCCGAAATGCAGGATGATGAACTTTTCATCAACTTAGCTAGTAATGAATATTTTAGTGCAATAGACACCAAAGCTTTAAAAGTGCCTGTAATTAGTCCCGTCTTTAAAGATTGGAAAAATGATAAGTTAAAGATTATTAGTTTTTATGCTAAAAAGGCCCGTGGCTCCATGGTGCGCTATATTATAGATAAAGATGTAAATACGCTAGATGAGCTAAAAGGGTTCAATTATGACGAGTATGAGTACAGTGAAGCGCATACCGTAAAAGAAAACGAACCCGTTTTTATCAGGTAGTTAGTAAAATTAACCTTATGAAAGAGCACTTTTCTGTTGAAGAGAATATTCTGTTTGATTTTTTCAATCAGGTATATCCATTAACTGAAAATGATTTTGAGCCTTTGGCTAAGGTTATACGAAAGAAAAAAATAAAAAAGGGAGAGTTTCTGTTGGATATAGGGCAGGTGGAGACCAAGACCAGTTTAGTTTTAAAAGGGTTTATCCATCAATACACCATTATTGAAGATAATCTGTTTACAATAGATTTTTCTCTGACAGGTATGAGTTTCAATAATTTTACAAGTTATATGGAAAACTCACCTTCCAATCAAATACAAGAAGCATTAACTGATTCTGAAATTATCTATTTTGAAAAAGAGGACATAGATAAACTTCTATTACTAAGCCACCCATTTTCTTTTATTTATACGAAACTATTTGAACAAGTTCATCTAGAGCGGGAAAGGAGATCTTTAATACTGCAGCATAAGAATGCCTACAAAAAATACGAACTTTTTTTGATTACAATTTCTAAATCTAAAAGATTTTTAGAAGAGGTGCCTCAAAAATTAATTGCCAATTATTTAGGTATGACAGCAGAAACCTATAGCAGGGTGAAAAAAACATACTTAAAAAACGCTTAAAAGGGTAATTTCTTGATTTGGAATAAGTTTTAAGTTTTAAAGATTTTGGACTTTTGAAGCAAAGTCTAAGGCTATGAAACTTGCAACAATTCTTTTATTCTCTAGTTTACTGTTTAGCTGCTCTAATGATGATGATAGTTTTGATGTCATCGGTAAAAAAGAACAATTTGTTGTAACCTCTTCTGTAATAAATGACAGTTACCCTGTGTATGTCTTTCTTCCTGAAAATTATAATGGTAATTCAGTACATCAATTGATTATTGCTTTGGACGGAGACACAAGGTTTAATACAATTGCAGGGATTATTTCGGATAAAGTACAAAAGGAAAGTATACCTCCTTGTATTTTAGTAGCTGTTGGTAATAACAAGCAAAGAAATAGGGATTATACCCCTACTGTTTATGCCCACGGTTCTGGTGGTGCTCAAAACTTCTATCGGTTTATTAAGGATGAATTAATACCGGAATTAGAATCTAGATACAGTATAGACTCCTCCAATAACAAAACATTAGTTGGCCATTCCTTTGGTGGGCTCTTTACCCAATACGTAATGGCTCAAGAAAGAGCTTCAAACCCTTTTAACAAATTCATATCAAGCGGTACATCATATTGGTATGATGCTGGGGTTATATTCGAATTTGAGGAATCCTATGCCAACACACATAAAGATTTGGAGGTAAAATTCTACAACGGTATGGGCACCTTAGAAGGTGGGGTTATGCTGGGGTCCTTTGCAGAAATGAATCAAAGGCTCAATTCTAGAAATTATCCAAATTTTAAGCATCGGAGTGAATTAATAGAAAAAAGTGGACATAGTGGTTCTACAAGTGAAATATTTAAAAAGGGATTGGACTATGTATTTATCAATTAAAGGAGCAGTAGTTATTTTATTTCTTTTTATTGGGTCAGCTGTATGGGCGCAGGAAGCAAATACTAATTCAATAGAGATAGGGGTGCTCGCAGCTGGTGATGAAGCATTGTATTACGGTGCTTACGGTAAATATACTATACCACTTTCCCAAAATAAAAATCATTTTACTTTAGGGTTTTCTATGGTTGCATATTTTGATTTTAAAGGAGAATCCGAGCCTGATGCATATTTAAAAAACGATGTAGATATGCGTTTAATACCAACGGCAAATTTTGGATACTCTCTTAATTTTAATAGGATACAGGTAAATGTAGAAGTACCTGTTGGTTTAAGTTTTGCAAGAACAAAAGGCACTTTGGTTAATGAACGAATAGGCTTTGAAAGGGACTTTTCTAATAATGAAACTTTCTTTAACTATGGCTTATTTTTTTCTCCAAAATATAAGATTAGTAGCACCAATAGTCTTGGACTTTACGGTTTTTTGCCCTTAGTTAGTGATAAAGCGCAATCTGGATATCAAATAGGGATTGGATGGACCAAAATATTTGGATATAAATAAAATAGAAAAGATAGTAGTTTTAACTGCTATCTAAATACCCTCTAAAATCCAGTGTAAGAACTAGCCACTTTACATATAACAGCAGTTACTTTTTCTTTTTAATATCTATTTTCTCTTCTACGGTAGGGCGTTTCTTTATTTTTCTTGGTCGCCTTGCCCCAAAAGAGCGATTTGCTATTTTACCTCTTCTCGATTTTTTATCACCTCTTCCCATATAAATGTGTCTTTATTTTAATATAGGGCTTTAGGTTTGGAATGTCAAATAAAGTGTCTAAAAACCATTTTATCCGCCTATAAAAACATCACAAATTTCCTAGAATTAATAAGTATATCCTATTGTTATCCTTACCCAAAAAAGTTAAGTTTGTTTGAATCGGTTTTTAAATACAAATTTAAACAGCGTACAAATGAAAATAGAGAAGGTTTTAGTAGCGAATAGAGGAGAGATTGCTATACGTATTTTTAGGGCCTGTGTTGAGATTGGAGTGCGCACGGTTGGTATTTATACGTATGAGGACCGGTATTCTTTACATCGTTATAAAGCCGATGAATCCTATCAGATAGGGGAGGACAATGAGCCGTTAAAACCGTATTTGGATATAGATGCCATTATTAAGGTGGCCAAAGAGAATAATGTTGATGCTATTCACCCTGGTTATGGGTTTCTTTCGGAAAACTCCAATTTTGCCCAAAAATGTGCAGATAATGGAATTGTTTTCGTCGGACCTAAAGTATCCGTATTAAAGGCTTTAGGGGATAAAATTACGGCCAAAGAAGTAGCGGTTGCTAATAATATTCCGATTATTCAGAGTAGTGATAAAGATTTAAATAATATAAAAACGGCCATTACGGAAGCGGACCGCATTGGCTATCCGTTAATGTTGAAAGCT from Zobellia alginiliquefaciens includes:
- a CDS encoding D-alanine--D-alanine ligase codes for the protein MKKNIAIIMGGYSSEYKISLTSGNVVHKYLNKEKFNTYRIHIFKDKWVYVNEDNEEYPINKNDFSVDLEKETIHFDCVFNAIHGSPGEDGLMQAYFELTGIPQTSCDYYQSALTFNKRDLLSVLKPYGINAAPSYYLNLGDPIDEEAIIKKVGLPCFVKANKAGSSFGISKVHEKENLKAAIDNAYKEDDEIIIEAFLDGTEVSVGVITYKGETKVLPITEIVSENDFFDYEAKYEGKSQEITPARISRIQQEKVEALAKRAYEVLKMKGYSRSEFIFIGDEPYMLEMNTTPGLTTESILPQQAEKAGISLEELFTSAVDEALNKKG
- a CDS encoding PASTA domain-containing protein → MRNFFNFLKSKVFFIQIGLAILVVVLLVFFMLRWLSSTTNHGEFVEVPDFSKMSVPEMRKSVEEAKLRYEVLDSANFNPDYPRFSIIEQNPPAGNKVKENRKIYFTVNPSGYKKVSVPNIIQVTQRNAASMLRAVGLDVQRVTYIDQLGKDMVYYIKYKGKQVKPGDKLPKTSKIELVCGNGSITEQAKVQADSE
- a CDS encoding RluA family pseudouridine synthase, giving the protein MQTPENQELNDDELFEHHRVIASKGQVPLRVDKFLMNFIEYATRNKIQQSAKNGHIWVNGTIVKQNYKVKPNDEVKVLFEHPPHEFLLVPEDIPIDVVYEDDVLLVVNKPAGMVVHPGHGNYSGTLINALLHHVKDLPANSNERPGLVHRIDKDTSGLLVVAKTEAAMTHLAKQFFDKTSEREYVALVWGNVQDDEGTIEGNVARNPKNRLQMHVFPEGDEGKEAVTHYSVMERLGYVTLVSCKLETGRTHQIRVHMKYIGHTLFNDERYGGDKILKGTTFTKYKQFVDNAFKVLPRQALHAKTLGFVHPVTGEMMRFDSEIPQDMVDCIEKWRHYSQHSN
- the yaaA gene encoding peroxide stress protein YaaA produces the protein MKIVISPAKSLDFDKEYPKYKETQPQFLEEALKLNKILAKKNPKALSELMGISDNLAQLNYQRNQDFEVPFTLKNARPAVYAFNGDVYQGLDAYTMPSQKMEKLQESLRILSGLYGFLRPLDLMQPYRLEMGTHLKVGRKKNLYEFWKKTLTDELNSEMQDDELFINLASNEYFSAIDTKALKVPVISPVFKDWKNDKLKIISFYAKKARGSMVRYIIDKDVNTLDELKGFNYDEYEYSEAHTVKENEPVFIR
- a CDS encoding Crp/Fnr family transcriptional regulator, giving the protein MKEHFSVEENILFDFFNQVYPLTENDFEPLAKVIRKKKIKKGEFLLDIGQVETKTSLVLKGFIHQYTIIEDNLFTIDFSLTGMSFNNFTSYMENSPSNQIQEALTDSEIIYFEKEDIDKLLLLSHPFSFIYTKLFEQVHLERERRSLILQHKNAYKKYELFLITISKSKRFLEEVPQKLIANYLGMTAETYSRVKKTYLKNA
- a CDS encoding alpha/beta hydrolase, with the translated sequence MKLATILLFSSLLFSCSNDDDSFDVIGKKEQFVVTSSVINDSYPVYVFLPENYNGNSVHQLIIALDGDTRFNTIAGIISDKVQKESIPPCILVAVGNNKQRNRDYTPTVYAHGSGGAQNFYRFIKDELIPELESRYSIDSSNNKTLVGHSFGGLFTQYVMAQERASNPFNKFISSGTSYWYDAGVIFEFEESYANTHKDLEVKFYNGMGTLEGGVMLGSFAEMNQRLNSRNYPNFKHRSELIEKSGHSGSTSEIFKKGLDYVFIN
- a CDS encoding 30S ribosomal protein THX, which codes for MGRGDKKSRRGKIANRSFGARRPRKIKKRPTVEEKIDIKKKK